In a single window of the Agrobacterium vitis genome:
- a CDS encoding GcvT family protein → MKSHARAVVIGGGVVGVSTLYHLARKGWSDSVLIERKELTSGSTWHAAGLLPLFNMSYSVGQIHKFSVKFYQELQEETGMNVGFSKVSNIRLARSKDRWDEFMYYAGIAETIGVKVNILTPEQVKEIWPLCETEGLLGAIQHPDDGYIQPADLTQALAKGARDRGATIYRNTTVTAIEQQADGLWKITTDKGEITAEHVISCTGNFARKTGEMVGINIPVIPVEHQYIVTEPHPAIVERKAKGLPEMGVLREADSAWYMREENGGLLLGPYEVGAPVCYVDGPSDESEYELFQEELDRLMPHIETAMVRVPAFGEVGIKKVYNGAIAYTPDGNPIVGPAPGLKNFWLNEGHSFGITAAGGAGWQLAEWIVDGESTLDMMGADPRRFGPYAIEGYLIAKNEEAYANVFTMHYPDEERAAARPLKTTPVYDRLKKMGAVFGSVYGWERANWFAPEGYEVPKSELGVGVDVITSHNYAPPTEDGRVVEKWSFRRSNYFEHVGNEVKHVNEHVGVLDMSAFAKMEVSGPGARAWLDSLFANAIPKKRGRIALCHMLTQHGGVRAEFTVYEWAPNRFYLVSAGAYEAHDHDYLRKLAPTDGSVKLQQITQKLGVLVLAGPKSRQVLQKLTRTSLDNKDFPWLTGKEISVGVASAHALRVNFVGELGWELHHPIEMQAYIFDKLMEAGAEFDIKPFGIRAMLSMSVEKSYRLIPREMSIEYNAYESALDRFIKLDKDFIGKEALVAYKEKGLKWNFATLLVEGVADVDARGSEAIYNEAGDLVGRATNGTYGWRIGKSIALAMLQPGYATEGTKLKIKILGDLYDAVVVGESPFDPDNAALRA, encoded by the coding sequence ATCAAATCTCATGCACGGGCCGTGGTGATCGGTGGCGGCGTCGTCGGCGTTTCCACGCTCTATCACCTGGCCAGGAAGGGCTGGAGCGATAGCGTGCTGATCGAGCGCAAGGAACTGACATCCGGCTCGACATGGCATGCCGCCGGTCTGCTGCCGCTGTTCAACATGAGCTATTCGGTTGGCCAGATCCACAAATTCTCGGTGAAGTTCTATCAGGAACTTCAGGAAGAGACCGGCATGAATGTCGGTTTCAGCAAGGTCTCCAATATCCGTCTCGCCCGCAGCAAGGACCGCTGGGACGAGTTCATGTATTATGCCGGGATTGCCGAAACCATTGGCGTCAAGGTCAACATCCTGACGCCTGAACAGGTCAAGGAAATCTGGCCGCTCTGTGAGACCGAAGGCTTGCTCGGCGCCATCCAGCATCCCGACGACGGCTATATCCAGCCCGCCGACCTGACCCAGGCGCTGGCCAAGGGCGCACGTGACCGTGGCGCGACCATCTATCGCAACACCACGGTAACGGCGATCGAGCAGCAGGCGGATGGCTTGTGGAAGATCACCACCGACAAGGGTGAGATTACCGCCGAACACGTGATTTCCTGTACCGGCAATTTTGCCCGCAAGACCGGTGAAATGGTCGGCATCAACATTCCCGTCATTCCGGTCGAGCACCAATATATCGTCACCGAGCCGCATCCAGCCATTGTTGAGCGCAAAGCCAAGGGCCTGCCGGAAATGGGCGTGCTGCGCGAGGCCGATAGCGCCTGGTACATGCGCGAGGAAAATGGTGGCCTGTTGCTCGGGCCTTACGAAGTTGGCGCGCCGGTCTGTTATGTCGATGGTCCGTCCGATGAGAGTGAATATGAGCTGTTCCAGGAAGAACTGGATCGGCTGATGCCGCATATCGAGACGGCCATGGTGCGTGTGCCGGCCTTTGGCGAAGTCGGCATCAAAAAAGTCTATAACGGCGCCATCGCCTATACGCCTGACGGTAATCCGATTGTCGGTCCGGCACCGGGTTTGAAGAATTTCTGGCTGAACGAAGGCCATTCCTTTGGCATCACCGCGGCTGGCGGGGCTGGCTGGCAATTGGCGGAATGGATTGTCGATGGCGAATCCACCCTCGACATGATGGGCGCCGATCCGCGCCGCTTTGGCCCTTATGCGATAGAAGGCTATCTGATCGCCAAGAACGAAGAAGCCTATGCCAATGTCTTCACCATGCATTACCCGGATGAGGAGCGCGCCGCCGCCCGTCCGTTGAAAACCACGCCGGTCTATGACCGGTTGAAGAAGATGGGCGCTGTCTTCGGCTCCGTCTATGGCTGGGAGCGCGCCAACTGGTTTGCGCCGGAAGGCTATGAAGTGCCCAAGAGTGAGCTTGGCGTTGGCGTCGATGTCATCACCAGCCACAATTACGCGCCCCCGACCGAGGATGGCCGCGTGGTGGAGAAATGGTCGTTCCGCCGCTCGAACTATTTCGAGCATGTCGGCAATGAGGTGAAGCATGTCAATGAGCATGTGGGCGTGCTCGACATGTCGGCTTTCGCCAAGATGGAAGTCTCCGGTCCCGGTGCCCGGGCCTGGCTGGACAGCCTTTTTGCCAATGCGATCCCAAAGAAGCGTGGCCGTATCGCGCTTTGTCACATGCTGACCCAGCATGGTGGGGTTCGTGCCGAATTCACGGTCTATGAATGGGCTCCGAACCGTTTCTATCTGGTGTCGGCTGGCGCTTATGAGGCCCATGATCATGATTATCTGCGCAAGCTGGCTCCGACCGACGGATCGGTCAAGCTTCAGCAGATCACCCAGAAGCTCGGCGTATTGGTTCTGGCCGGGCCAAAGTCACGGCAGGTCTTGCAGAAACTGACCCGAACCAGCCTTGATAACAAGGATTTCCCTTGGCTGACCGGTAAGGAAATCTCGGTTGGCGTGGCGAGTGCTCATGCATTGCGCGTCAACTTTGTTGGGGAACTGGGGTGGGAGTTGCATCACCCCATCGAGATGCAGGCCTATATTTTCGACAAGCTGATGGAAGCCGGTGCCGAATTCGACATCAAGCCTTTTGGTATTCGCGCCATGCTGTCGATGTCGGTCGAGAAATCCTACCGACTGATCCCGCGCGAAATGTCGATCGAATACAATGCCTACGAATCGGCGCTCGACCGTTTCATCAAGCTCGACAAGGACTTTATCGGCAAGGAGGCTCTGGTTGCCTATAAGGAGAAGGGTCTGAAATGGAATTTCGCCACGCTGCTTGTCGAAGGGGTTGCGGATGTTGACGCTCGCGGCTCGGAAGCGATCTATAATGAAGCGGGCGATCTGGTCGGGCGTGCTACCAATGGCACCTATGGTTGGCGCATCGGCAAGTCCATCGCGCTCGCCATGCTGCAACCCGGCTATGCAACTGAAGGCACCAAGCTGAAGATCAAGATCCTGGGCGATCTCTATGACGCGGTGGTTGTGGGTGAAAGCCCGTTCGATCCTGATAATGCCGCTCTCAGGGCTTGA
- a CDS encoding response regulator: MTYLGVSGMQYSGEKFPDARIIVAEDSNVFSSMITQRLKEIFNIDAEICRTYEDLMAANELSDEPVTLAISNINLPGAENGEALEYLTDLNIPTVVFTSTFHEKTREKLLAKDIVDYILKDNIFAVEMLIESVCRFLTNHNHHVLIVDDSPTARALLSSRLKRYNFRVSTADNGATALQLLKSNADIGLVVTDYNMPDIDGFELTRRIRAVRGSHELRIIGVSSSSDRLLSARFLKVGGNDFMLRPFIDEEFYCRVNQNLDTLVQIRAGRKRNQAAA, from the coding sequence ATGACCTATCTTGGCGTTTCAGGAATGCAATATTCCGGCGAAAAATTTCCGGACGCACGTATTATCGTCGCAGAAGACTCCAATGTCTTTTCGTCCATGATCACACAGCGTTTGAAGGAGATTTTCAATATTGATGCGGAAATCTGCCGCACCTATGAAGATCTGATGGCCGCAAATGAGCTTTCTGATGAGCCCGTTACATTGGCGATTTCCAATATCAACCTGCCGGGCGCCGAAAATGGCGAGGCTTTGGAATATCTGACCGATCTGAACATTCCAACTGTCGTCTTTACCAGCACATTTCACGAGAAAACCCGTGAAAAGCTTTTGGCCAAGGACATTGTCGACTATATCCTCAAGGACAATATCTTTGCGGTTGAAATGCTGATCGAGTCCGTCTGCCGCTTTCTCACCAATCACAATCACCACGTGCTGATCGTCGACGATAGCCCGACGGCGCGCGCTTTGCTGTCAAGCCGCTTGAAGCGTTACAATTTCCGCGTCAGCACGGCGGATAACGGTGCTACGGCCCTGCAACTCCTTAAGAGCAATGCCGATATCGGTCTGGTCGTGACCGACTATAACATGCCTGATATCGATGGATTTGAACTGACACGGCGCATCCGGGCTGTGCGCGGCTCGCATGAACTGCGGATCATCGGCGTGTCGTCCTCGTCGGACCGTTTGCTGTCTGCGCGTTTTCTGAAGGTTGGCGGCAATGATTTCATGCTGCGCCCATTCATCGACGAAGAATTCTACTGCCGGGTCAATCAGAACCTCGATACGCTGGTGCAGATCCGCGCCGGGCGCAAGAGAAACCAGGCGGCAGCCTGA